In Mycobacterium stomatepiae, the following are encoded in one genomic region:
- the egtE gene encoding ergothioneine biosynthesis PLP-dependent enzyme EgtE codes for MTDSGSLADRWREARPPAAGLHLDSAACSRQSFAAIDAAAQYARHEAEVGGYVAAQAAAPTLDAGRAAFAALTGMADADVVYTTGSLHALDLLLGSWPAERRTLACLPGEYGPNLAVMAAHGFDRQLLPTLDDGRLALDDAAFALEADPPDFVHLTSVASHSGVVQPISMIAKLCHELGLPLVVDAAQALGQVDCAVGADVTYSSSRKWIAGPRGVGFLAVRPDLTPRLQPRLAAPEWSGVFTVAQQLEFGEANIAARVGSSVALGEYLAFGPEAMRARLAELGSIGRSTLADVPGWAVVEEAEEPSAITTLAPLDGADPQAVREWLLAERRILTTYAGVQRAPLEMTGPRLRISPHADTTAEDLETFAEALIAATAATAA; via the coding sequence GTGACCGATAGCGGTTCGCTGGCCGACCGATGGCGGGAGGCCCGCCCGCCCGCGGCGGGTTTGCACTTGGACAGTGCCGCCTGTTCGCGGCAGAGTTTCGCGGCCATCGACGCCGCCGCGCAGTATGCCCGCCACGAGGCCGAGGTCGGCGGATACGTCGCGGCGCAGGCCGCGGCGCCCACGCTCGACGCCGGGCGTGCGGCGTTCGCCGCGCTGACCGGGATGGCCGACGCCGACGTGGTGTACACGACGGGATCGCTGCACGCGCTGGATCTGCTGCTGGGCAGCTGGCCCGCCGAGCGCCGGACGCTGGCCTGCCTGCCGGGCGAATACGGCCCCAACCTGGCCGTGATGGCCGCGCACGGATTCGACCGTCAGCTGCTGCCGACCCTCGACGACGGCCGGCTGGCGCTCGACGACGCCGCGTTCGCCCTGGAGGCCGATCCGCCCGATTTCGTCCACCTGACGTCGGTTGCCAGCCACAGCGGTGTCGTGCAACCGATTTCGATGATCGCGAAGCTGTGCCATGAGTTGGGTTTGCCCCTGGTCGTCGACGCCGCCCAGGCGCTGGGCCAGGTGGACTGCGCGGTCGGGGCGGACGTCACCTACTCCTCGTCGCGCAAGTGGATCGCCGGTCCGCGCGGGGTCGGCTTCCTGGCGGTTCGACCGGACCTGACGCCGCGGCTACAGCCTCGGCTGGCCGCACCGGAGTGGTCCGGGGTGTTCACGGTCGCACAGCAGCTCGAATTCGGCGAAGCCAACATCGCCGCGCGAGTGGGGTCTTCGGTGGCACTCGGCGAGTATCTGGCCTTCGGTCCGGAGGCCATGCGGGCACGGCTGGCCGAGCTCGGCAGCATCGGGCGGTCCACGCTGGCCGACGTGCCGGGGTGGGCGGTGGTCGAAGAGGCGGAGGAGCCAAGCGCCATCACCACTTTGGCGCCGCTCGACGGTGCCGACCCGCAGGCGGTGCGGGAATGGCTGCTCGCCGAACGGCGGATCCTGACCACCTATGCCGGGGTGCAGCGGGCGCCGCTGGAGATGACCGGGCCGCGGCTGCGGATCTCCCCGCACGCCGACACCACCGCCGAGGACCTGGAGACCTTCGCCGAAGCACTGATCGCCGCGACTGCGGCGACCGCGGCATAA
- a CDS encoding VOC family protein, producing the protein MATLTWLGVPGDENDWTAMGFVVDDHTIRIGRVSCALTDERCWGFDEIHAQPDVLGLPTVVRPPVTAAVHPCGVTHVDHVVYTAGELDAAITGLNAVLGTPPRRRFHPRGPDGPEMAFYRAGEGFIEVVASGVEPALIGLALWSPDLDATVAAIRTAGGPIGDPKAAVQGGRIASVWQGHLDWGLAIMGP; encoded by the coding sequence GTGGCCACCCTGACCTGGCTCGGCGTGCCCGGTGACGAAAATGACTGGACCGCAATGGGATTTGTGGTAGACGACCACACGATCCGCATCGGGCGGGTGAGCTGCGCGCTGACCGACGAGCGGTGCTGGGGATTCGACGAAATCCACGCGCAGCCCGATGTTCTCGGGTTACCGACGGTGGTCCGCCCTCCGGTCACCGCCGCGGTGCATCCCTGCGGTGTCACTCATGTAGACCACGTGGTTTACACGGCGGGCGAATTGGACGCGGCGATAACCGGTCTCAACGCAGTGCTGGGCACCCCGCCGCGCCGGCGCTTTCATCCGCGGGGGCCGGACGGACCCGAGATGGCGTTCTACCGTGCCGGGGAAGGCTTCATCGAGGTGGTCGCGTCCGGCGTCGAGCCGGCGTTGATAGGGCTGGCGTTGTGGTCCCCGGACCTGGACGCCACGGTCGCGGCCATCCGTACCGCCGGCGGTCCGATCGGCGACCCCAAAGCCGCCGTGCAGGGCGGGCGCATCGCGAGCGTCTGGCAGGGCCACCTCGACTGGGGCCTGGCCATCATGGGGCCGTAA
- a CDS encoding class I SAM-dependent methyltransferase has translation MDPNEVMDWDSAYREEGEFEGPPPWNIGEPQPELTALIAAGKFHSDVLDAGCGFAELSLALAAQGHTVHGVDLTPTAIAAATKAAQERGLSTATFEQADITSFSGHDGRLTTVVDSTLFHSLPVEGRDDYLRSVHRAAAPGANYYVLVFAKGAFPAEMEPKPNEVDEDELRDAVSKYWEIDEIRPAYIHANIVEMPDAPFEFPQHAHDDKGRTKLPAFLLTAHKAG, from the coding sequence ATGGACCCCAACGAGGTAATGGACTGGGACAGCGCCTATCGCGAGGAGGGCGAGTTCGAAGGTCCGCCGCCTTGGAATATCGGTGAGCCACAGCCCGAACTGACCGCACTGATCGCGGCCGGAAAGTTTCACAGCGACGTGCTGGATGCCGGGTGCGGGTTCGCCGAGCTGTCGCTGGCGCTGGCCGCGCAGGGGCATACGGTGCACGGCGTCGACCTCACGCCCACCGCCATCGCGGCGGCCACCAAGGCGGCCCAGGAACGTGGCTTGAGCACCGCCACCTTCGAGCAGGCCGACATCACTTCGTTCTCCGGCCATGACGGCCGGCTCACCACCGTCGTCGACAGCACGCTGTTTCATTCGCTGCCGGTCGAGGGCCGCGACGACTACCTGCGCTCGGTGCACCGCGCGGCCGCCCCGGGCGCCAATTACTACGTGCTGGTGTTCGCCAAGGGTGCCTTCCCGGCTGAGATGGAGCCAAAGCCCAACGAGGTCGACGAGGACGAACTGCGCGACGCGGTGAGCAAATACTGGGAGATCGACGAGATTCGGCCCGCCTATATCCACGCGAACATTGTGGAGATGCCCGACGCCCCATTCGAATTCCCGCAGCATGCCCACGACGACAAGGGCCGGACGAAGCTGCCCGCCTTCCTACTGACGGCACACAAGGCCGGCTGA
- the glpK gene encoding glycerol kinase GlpK, translating to MAETCRSSRRRRQVAEFVAAIDQGTTSTRCMIFDHDGAEVARHQLEHEQILPQAGWVEHNPIEIWERTSAVLLSVLNTSKFSAKDIATLGITNQRETTLVWNRHTGRPYYNAIVWQDTRTDRIASALDRDGRGDVIRRKAGLPPATYFSGGKLQWILENVDGVRAAAESGDALFGTPDSWVLWNLTGGPRGGVHVTDVTNASRTMLMDLETLDWDDELLSFFSIPRAMLPAIASSSPTQPYGVTSNDGPLGAEVPITGVLGDQHAAMVGQVCLDAGEAKNTYGTGNFLLLNTGETIVRSDNGLLTTVCYQFGDAKPVYALEGSIAVTGSAVQWLRDQLGIISGAAQSEWLAREVPDNGGVYFVPAFSGLFAPYWRSDARGAIVGLSRYNTNAHLARATLEAICYQSRDVVDAMAADSGVRLEVLKVDGGITQNELCMQIQADVLGVDVVRPVVAETTALGAAYAAGLAVGFWADPSDLRANWQEDKRWTPKWDDDQRAQGYAGWRKAVQRTLDWVDVS from the coding sequence ATGGCAGAGACGTGTCGCAGTTCACGACGAAGGAGACAGGTGGCCGAGTTCGTCGCAGCTATCGATCAGGGCACCACTAGCACCCGGTGCATGATTTTCGATCACGACGGCGCCGAGGTCGCACGTCACCAGCTCGAGCACGAGCAGATCCTGCCCCAAGCCGGCTGGGTCGAGCACAATCCGATCGAGATCTGGGAACGCACCTCCGCGGTGTTGCTGTCGGTGCTGAACACGTCCAAGTTCTCGGCGAAAGACATTGCCACGCTCGGAATTACAAACCAGCGCGAGACGACGCTGGTGTGGAATCGGCACACCGGAAGGCCGTACTACAACGCGATCGTCTGGCAGGACACCCGCACCGACCGGATCGCGTCGGCGCTGGACCGCGACGGGCGTGGCGACGTGATCCGGCGCAAGGCCGGCCTGCCGCCGGCGACCTATTTCTCCGGCGGGAAGCTGCAATGGATCCTGGAGAACGTCGACGGGGTGCGCGCGGCGGCCGAAAGCGGTGATGCGCTGTTCGGCACCCCGGACAGCTGGGTGTTGTGGAACCTGACCGGCGGTCCGCGCGGCGGGGTGCACGTCACCGACGTGACCAATGCCAGCCGGACCATGCTGATGGATCTGGAAACGCTGGACTGGGACGATGAGCTGCTGTCCTTCTTTTCGATTCCGCGTGCGATGCTGCCGGCGATCGCGTCGTCGTCGCCGACGCAGCCCTACGGCGTCACCTCGAACGACGGGCCGTTGGGCGCCGAGGTGCCGATCACCGGGGTCCTGGGCGACCAGCACGCCGCGATGGTCGGCCAGGTCTGCCTCGATGCGGGTGAGGCGAAGAACACCTACGGCACTGGCAATTTCCTGCTGCTCAATACCGGCGAGACCATCGTGCGGTCCGACAACGGGCTGCTGACCACGGTCTGTTATCAGTTCGGGGACGCCAAACCCGTCTACGCGCTCGAGGGCTCGATCGCGGTCACCGGCTCGGCGGTGCAATGGCTGCGCGATCAGCTGGGCATCATCAGCGGTGCCGCGCAAAGCGAATGGCTGGCCCGCGAGGTTCCCGACAACGGCGGGGTCTATTTCGTGCCCGCGTTTTCCGGGTTGTTCGCCCCGTACTGGCGCTCCGACGCGCGCGGCGCGATCGTCGGGTTGTCGCGGTACAACACCAACGCGCATCTGGCCCGCGCGACGCTGGAGGCGATCTGCTACCAGAGCCGCGATGTGGTGGACGCGATGGCAGCGGATTCCGGTGTGCGTCTTGAGGTGTTGAAGGTCGACGGTGGCATCACCCAGAACGAACTGTGCATGCAGATCCAGGCCGACGTGCTGGGCGTCGACGTGGTACGCCCGGTGGTCGCCGAGACCACCGCGCTGGGCGCCGCCTACGCCGCCGGTCTGGCGGTCGGGTTCTGGGCCGATCCGTCCGACCTGCGGGCCAACTGGCAGGAAGACAAGCGGTGGACGCCGAAGTGGGACGACGACCAGCGCGCGCAGGGATACGCCGGGTGGCGTAAGGCGGTGCAGCGCACGCTCGATTGGGTCGACGTGTCATAG
- a CDS encoding PadR family transcriptional regulator yields the protein MSNQFTPPEGPFAGHPGLGFGFGPGFGPAQRRAMHDARRQARREFREQLREQAGEQGFGPGFGPGFGPGFGPGFGPGFGFGPGGRRGGRRRGHASRGRRGDVRAAILTLLAEQPMHGYKMIQQIAERSNGLWKPSPGSVYPTLQLLTDEGLITASQSDGSKKLFELTEEGRAAAEKVETPPWDEITEGADPDQMNLRSAIGQLFGAVAQSAHAATADQQQRIIEILNNARREVYGILGED from the coding sequence ATGAGCAACCAATTCACTCCCCCGGAGGGACCGTTCGCCGGTCACCCGGGCCTCGGCTTCGGCTTTGGCCCCGGTTTCGGCCCCGCGCAACGGCGGGCCATGCACGACGCCAGGCGCCAGGCCCGGCGAGAGTTCCGCGAACAACTCCGTGAGCAAGCCGGCGAGCAGGGCTTCGGTCCCGGTTTCGGACCGGGCTTCGGACCCGGTTTTGGCCCCGGCTTCGGCCCGGGCTTCGGTTTCGGCCCCGGCGGCCGGCGCGGCGGGCGCCGTCGCGGCCACGCCAGCCGCGGACGCCGCGGTGATGTGCGGGCGGCCATCCTAACGCTGCTCGCCGAGCAGCCGATGCATGGCTACAAGATGATCCAGCAGATCGCCGAGCGCAGCAACGGGCTGTGGAAGCCGAGCCCCGGTTCGGTCTACCCCACGCTGCAGCTGCTCACCGACGAAGGGCTGATCACCGCAAGCCAATCCGACGGCAGCAAAAAGCTTTTCGAGCTGACCGAGGAAGGGCGTGCGGCGGCCGAGAAGGTCGAGACCCCGCCATGGGACGAGATCACCGAAGGCGCCGACCCAGATCAGATGAACCTGCGGTCGGCCATCGGGCAGCTGTTCGGAGCGGTCGCGCAATCCGCGCACGCCGCCACTGCCGACCAGCAGCAGCGCATCATCGAGATTCTCAACAATGCGCGCCGCGAGGTCTACGGCATCCTCGGCGAGGACTGA
- a CDS encoding RDD family protein, which yields MSEVVTGDAVVLDVQIAQLPVRALSALIDITVIFLLYIVGLMLWAATLTQFDGALSAAVLIIFTVLVMVGYPITFETATRGRSVGKIIMGLRVVSDDGGPERFRQALFRALASVVEIWMLAGSPAVICSIFSPKAKRVGDIFAGTVVVSERGPRLGPPPMMPPSLAWWASSLQLSNLDAGQAEVARQFLSRAHQLDPQLRAQMAYRIGGDVVSRIAPPPPPGTPPELVLAAVLAERHRRELARLRPAMPPGPPPGPWATAPQFQAPQFQAPPGWFPAPPAAMPQQPAPVAWPRQAAPEATPPSQGQQTGGFSPPG from the coding sequence ATGTCGGAGGTGGTGACCGGGGACGCCGTGGTGCTGGACGTGCAAATCGCCCAGCTGCCGGTGCGAGCCCTGAGCGCACTGATCGACATCACGGTGATTTTCCTCTTATACATCGTCGGGCTGATGCTGTGGGCGGCCACGCTGACGCAATTCGACGGGGCGCTCAGCGCGGCCGTCCTGATCATCTTCACGGTGCTGGTGATGGTCGGTTATCCGATCACGTTCGAGACGGCCACCCGGGGACGGTCGGTCGGCAAGATCATCATGGGCCTGCGCGTCGTGTCCGACGACGGCGGCCCAGAACGCTTCCGGCAAGCCCTTTTTCGCGCGCTGGCTTCAGTGGTGGAGATCTGGATGCTGGCGGGCAGCCCGGCCGTCATCTGCAGCATTTTCTCGCCGAAGGCCAAGCGCGTCGGCGACATCTTCGCCGGCACAGTCGTCGTCAGCGAGCGCGGCCCACGCTTGGGGCCGCCGCCGATGATGCCGCCATCGCTGGCATGGTGGGCGTCGTCGCTGCAGTTGTCGAACCTCGACGCCGGCCAGGCCGAGGTCGCACGCCAATTCCTCTCGCGGGCACACCAACTCGATCCCCAGCTGCGTGCGCAGATGGCGTACCGCATCGGTGGGGACGTGGTGTCGCGGATCGCACCGCCGCCTCCGCCCGGCACTCCGCCTGAGCTGGTGCTCGCCGCCGTCCTGGCCGAGCGCCACCGCCGCGAGCTGGCACGCCTGCGCCCCGCCATGCCGCCGGGCCCACCGCCCGGCCCCTGGGCGACCGCACCGCAGTTTCAGGCTCCGCAGTTTCAGGCGCCGCCCGGGTGGTTTCCCGCACCCCCGGCGGCCATGCCGCAGCAGCCCGCGCCGGTCGCCTGGCCGCGTCAGGCAGCCCCGGAGGCGACCCCGCCGTCGCAGGGACAGCAAACCGGCGGCTTCTCTCCGCCAGGCTGA
- a CDS encoding stage II sporulation protein M: protein MDVDAFVLTHRPTWDRLDQLIKRRRSLTGAEVDELVELYQRVSTHLSMLRSAYSDSLMIGRLSSLIARARSAVTGAHAPLTSTFTRFWTVSFPVTAYRAWRWWLGTAAAFLGVAVIIAVWVANNPDVQAAIGTPSDIDQLVNHDIADYYSEHPALAFALQVWVNNSWVSAQCIAFSVLLGLPIPIVLFQNAANLGLIAGLMFQAGKGDILLGLLLPHGLLELTAVFLSGAAGMRLGWSVISPGDRPRGQALAEQGRAVVSVAIGLVGVLLVSGLIEAMVTPSHLPTFVRIGVGVAAEAALLTYVIYFGRRAVKAGETGDIDDAPDVIPTR, encoded by the coding sequence GTGGACGTCGACGCATTCGTGCTGACCCATCGCCCGACCTGGGATCGGCTTGACCAGTTGATCAAGCGGCGCAGGTCGCTGACGGGTGCGGAAGTCGACGAACTCGTCGAGCTGTACCAGCGGGTGTCCACCCATCTGTCGATGCTGCGGTCGGCGTACTCGGATTCGCTGATGATCGGCCGACTGTCGAGCCTGATCGCACGGGCCCGCTCGGCGGTCACCGGTGCCCACGCGCCGCTGACAAGCACGTTCACCAGGTTCTGGACGGTGTCCTTCCCGGTGACCGCCTACCGGGCCTGGCGGTGGTGGTTGGGCACCGCGGCGGCCTTTCTCGGTGTCGCGGTGATCATCGCGGTCTGGGTGGCCAACAACCCTGACGTGCAGGCCGCGATCGGAACACCCAGTGACATCGATCAATTGGTCAACCACGACATCGCCGATTACTACAGCGAACATCCGGCGTTGGCGTTCGCCCTGCAGGTCTGGGTGAACAACTCCTGGGTCTCCGCCCAGTGCATCGCGTTTTCGGTGCTGCTGGGACTGCCGATTCCGATCGTGCTGTTCCAAAACGCCGCTAACCTCGGCTTGATCGCCGGGCTGATGTTCCAGGCTGGCAAGGGCGATATCCTGCTGGGTTTGCTGCTCCCGCACGGGCTGCTCGAGCTGACGGCGGTGTTTCTCTCCGGGGCCGCGGGGATGCGGCTGGGGTGGTCGGTGATCTCACCCGGAGATCGCCCCCGCGGCCAAGCGCTCGCCGAACAGGGGCGGGCCGTCGTGTCGGTGGCGATCGGACTCGTCGGTGTGCTGCTGGTCTCCGGGTTGATCGAGGCGATGGTGACGCCATCGCACTTGCCGACGTTCGTTCGCATCGGTGTCGGAGTCGCCGCCGAGGCGGCGCTCCTCACGTACGTCATCTACTTCGGGCGCCGCGCCGTGAAAGCCGGGGAGACCGGCGACATCGACGACGCGCCCGACGTGATTCCCACCCGTTGA
- a CDS encoding DUF58 domain-containing protein: MILTGRTGLVALICIIPIALSPRPAKVFELLLAALAAAVVVDIALAASTRKLRYVRSPDSSARLGQPMDVDLEIHNDGPRRFRGQIRDAWPPSARAEPRIHPVKIVAGQHQHVRMHLRPVRRGDQRASVVTARSIGPLGLAGRQGSQPVPGQVRVLPPFLSRKHLPSRLAKLREIDGLLPTLIRGQGTEFDSLREYVVGDDVRSIDWRASARRADVMVRTWRPERDRRVVIVLDTGRMAAGRVGVDPTSSGPGADPAGWPRLDWSMDAALLLAALASRAGDHVDFLAHDRVSRAGVFGASRTELLAQLVEAMAPLQPTLVESDWRAMIAAIKRRVRRRSLVVLLTDLNATALDEGLLPVLPQLSSRHHLIVAAVSDPRVDQMAIGRSDAAAVYDAAAAERSRNDRRAIATRLRQSGVEVVDAPPDELAPALADRYLAMKATGRL, translated from the coding sequence GTGATTCTGACCGGGCGCACCGGCCTCGTGGCGTTGATCTGCATCATACCGATCGCGCTCTCCCCTCGGCCGGCAAAGGTTTTCGAGTTGCTGCTGGCAGCGCTGGCGGCGGCGGTTGTCGTCGACATCGCGCTGGCGGCCAGCACCCGCAAACTGCGCTATGTTCGTTCGCCGGACAGCTCGGCGCGCCTCGGTCAACCGATGGACGTGGATCTCGAGATCCACAACGACGGCCCCCGGCGTTTCCGCGGCCAGATCCGCGATGCCTGGCCGCCCAGCGCGCGCGCCGAACCGCGCATCCACCCGGTCAAAATCGTTGCCGGGCAACATCAGCATGTCCGAATGCACCTGCGGCCGGTCCGCCGCGGCGATCAGCGTGCGTCAGTGGTGACCGCCCGATCGATCGGGCCGCTGGGGTTGGCGGGACGGCAGGGTTCGCAGCCGGTGCCCGGCCAGGTCCGGGTATTGCCACCGTTCCTGTCGCGCAAGCACCTGCCGTCGCGGCTGGCGAAACTGCGCGAGATCGACGGTCTACTCCCGACGTTGATCCGTGGGCAGGGAACCGAATTCGACTCGCTGCGCGAGTATGTCGTCGGCGACGATGTGCGCTCGATCGACTGGCGTGCTTCGGCGCGCCGAGCCGACGTGATGGTCCGCACCTGGCGGCCCGAACGCGACCGTCGGGTGGTGATCGTGCTCGACACCGGGCGCATGGCTGCGGGCCGCGTCGGGGTCGACCCCACCTCGTCTGGTCCGGGCGCCGACCCCGCCGGCTGGCCCCGGCTGGACTGGTCAATGGATGCCGCACTGCTGCTGGCCGCGCTCGCATCGCGGGCCGGCGATCATGTCGACTTCCTCGCGCACGACCGGGTGAGTCGGGCCGGCGTGTTCGGCGCGTCGCGCACCGAGCTGCTAGCCCAGCTGGTGGAAGCGATGGCCCCGCTACAACCAACGCTGGTCGAATCCGATTGGCGCGCAATGATTGCCGCCATCAAGCGACGCGTCCGGCGGCGGTCCCTGGTGGTGCTGCTGACCGACCTCAACGCCACCGCCCTGGACGAAGGCCTGCTGCCGGTGCTGCCGCAGCTGTCGTCCAGGCACCATCTGATAGTCGCCGCGGTCTCCGACCCGCGAGTGGACCAGATGGCCATCGGCCGTTCGGATGCGGCGGCGGTCTACGACGCGGCGGCGGCCGAGCGGTCCCGCAACGACCGCCGGGCGATCGCGACACGGCTGCGCCAAAGCGGCGTCGAAGTCGTCGACGCGCCGCCCGACGAATTGGCCCCCGCTCTGGCCGACCGCTATCTGGCGATGAAAGCGACTGGGCGGCTGTAG
- a CDS encoding AAA family ATPase: MTQSPQAATPQSPTADSARDALLALRGELAKAVVGQEGVISGLVIALLCRGHVLLEGVPGVAKTLLVRALSAALQLEFKRVQFTPDLMPGDVTGSLVYDARTAAFAFRPGPVFTNLLLADEINRTPPKTQAALLEAMEERQVSVDGESRPLPDPFIVAATQNPIEYEGTYQLPEAQLDRFLLKLNVTLPPRDSEIAILGRHAHGFDPRDLSAIKPVAGPAELAAGRQAVQQVLIADEVLGYIVDIVGATRSSPALQLGVSPRGATALLGTARSWAWLSGRNYVTPDDVKAMARPTLRHRVMLRPEAELEGATPDGVLDGILASVPVPR; encoded by the coding sequence GTGACACAGTCCCCACAAGCCGCTACCCCGCAATCCCCGACCGCCGACTCGGCTCGAGACGCGCTGCTGGCGTTGCGCGGCGAACTCGCCAAGGCCGTCGTCGGACAGGAAGGGGTGATCAGCGGACTGGTGATCGCGCTGCTGTGTCGCGGTCACGTGCTGCTGGAAGGTGTTCCGGGAGTGGCGAAGACGTTACTGGTCCGGGCACTGTCCGCGGCGTTGCAACTGGAATTCAAGCGGGTGCAATTCACGCCCGACCTGATGCCCGGCGACGTCACGGGATCCCTGGTGTACGACGCGCGCACCGCCGCGTTCGCGTTCCGGCCCGGCCCGGTGTTCACCAATCTGCTGCTGGCCGACGAGATCAACCGCACCCCACCCAAGACGCAGGCCGCGCTGCTCGAGGCCATGGAGGAGCGTCAGGTCAGCGTGGACGGCGAATCCCGGCCGCTGCCGGACCCGTTCATCGTCGCCGCGACCCAGAACCCAATCGAATACGAGGGCACCTACCAGTTGCCGGAAGCCCAACTCGACCGCTTCCTGCTCAAGCTGAACGTGACGCTGCCGCCCCGCGATTCCGAAATCGCCATCCTCGGCCGGCACGCGCACGGCTTCGACCCCCGCGATCTGTCCGCGATCAAACCGGTGGCCGGGCCCGCCGAGCTGGCGGCCGGTCGCCAAGCGGTGCAACAGGTTCTGATCGCCGATGAGGTGCTGGGCTACATCGTCGACATCGTCGGAGCCACCCGCTCATCCCCCGCTTTGCAACTCGGCGTATCACCACGCGGGGCGACGGCACTGCTGGGCACCGCGCGCTCCTGGGCGTGGCTGTCCGGTCGCAACTACGTCACCCCCGACGACGTTAAGGCGATGGCCCGCCCGACGCTACGGCACCGGGTGATGCTTCGCCCCGAAGCCGAGCTCGAGGGCGCGACACCCGACGGAGTGCTCGACGGCATCCTGGCATCGGTTCCGGTGCCGCGCTAG
- a CDS encoding DUF4350 domain-containing protein yields MGTGAVMATTASQPSVASTGRWRSWRGIALTLVVLALVAWIGAYLTAPRPGARMDAESTGTDGAHALVTLLRDGGVDVVVADKLADVEQAARPDTLILVAQSQYLSEDMLERLAKAPGDLLLVEPTARTREALLPGVRISGASSFDSEPKCTLREATRAGSVRFGPSDTFDVKDTRVITRCYDGVLIRFRDGGRTITAVGSSDFMTNHDLAQAGNAALAMNLAGDRPRLIWYAPHHIEGETTPAASIFDLIPDNVNWIVWQLSVVVLLVALWKGRRPGPLVAEDLPVVVRASETVEGRGRLYRSRRARDRAAAALRTATLQRLLPRLGLGTGAQAQAVVMTVAQRTGVDAGFVSYHLFGPPPGTDNDLLQLARALDEIERQVTNS; encoded by the coding sequence ATGGGCACAGGTGCGGTGATGGCCACGACGGCATCCCAGCCCTCGGTAGCGTCCACCGGCCGCTGGCGCTCGTGGCGTGGAATCGCGCTCACACTGGTCGTTCTCGCGCTCGTCGCCTGGATAGGCGCCTACCTGACCGCGCCGCGACCCGGCGCGCGGATGGACGCGGAGTCCACCGGAACCGACGGCGCGCACGCGTTGGTGACGCTGCTGCGCGACGGCGGTGTCGACGTCGTCGTCGCCGACAAGCTCGCCGACGTCGAACAGGCGGCGCGCCCCGACACCCTGATCCTGGTGGCGCAGAGCCAGTATCTGAGCGAGGACATGCTGGAGCGGTTGGCCAAAGCGCCCGGTGACTTGCTCCTGGTCGAACCGACCGCGCGAACCCGCGAGGCACTACTGCCCGGCGTGCGCATCTCGGGTGCCAGTTCCTTTGACAGCGAGCCGAAATGCACGCTGCGCGAGGCCACTCGAGCCGGATCGGTGCGATTCGGCCCGAGCGACACCTTCGACGTCAAAGACACCCGGGTGATCACCCGCTGCTACGACGGGGTGCTGATCCGCTTCCGGGATGGCGGTCGAACGATCACGGCGGTCGGCAGCAGCGACTTCATGACGAATCACGACCTGGCGCAGGCCGGTAACGCCGCGCTGGCGATGAACCTCGCGGGCGACCGGCCGCGGCTGATCTGGTACGCGCCGCATCACATCGAAGGTGAAACAACCCCCGCCGCATCGATTTTCGATCTGATTCCGGACAACGTGAATTGGATAGTCTGGCAGCTGTCGGTGGTTGTGCTGCTGGTTGCGCTATGGAAGGGCCGCCGTCCCGGGCCGCTGGTGGCCGAGGACCTTCCCGTCGTCGTACGCGCGTCGGAGACCGTGGAGGGTCGCGGCCGGCTGTACCGTTCCCGCCGGGCACGCGACCGAGCCGCCGCAGCCCTGCGCACCGCGACACTGCAGCGGCTGCTGCCCCGGCTCGGCTTGGGCACCGGCGCCCAAGCGCAGGCGGTGGTGATGACCGTCGCCCAACGCACCGGGGTGGACGCGGGATTTGTCTCCTACCACCTGTTCGGACCACCGCCGGGCACCGACAACGACTTGCTCCAACTCGCCCGTGCGCTCGACGAAATCGAAAGGCAGGTCACCAACTCGTGA